A part of Dasypus novemcinctus isolate mDasNov1 chromosome 7, mDasNov1.1.hap2, whole genome shotgun sequence genomic DNA contains:
- the LOC139439267 gene encoding DNA-directed RNA polymerase II subunit RPB1-like, whose amino-acid sequence MAHAGLWGWNRSTARLSASPCGCQRARSLRPRVPLRMTTSLERAPSGAPADASEPGACALGCPCGCQRARSVRPQVPLRMPASPERAPSGAPADANEPGAYAHCVPLRMPASPERAPSGAPADASEPGACALRCALRTLTSLECAPSGAPGDANEPGVCALGCPCGCQRAWSVCPQVPPADANEPGACALGCPWRCQRARSMSPRVPLRMPASLERAPSGAPADASEPGACALGCPCGCQRARSVRPQVPPADANEPGVCALGCPWRCQRARSVRPRVSLRMPASLERAPSGAPCGRQRAWSVRPRVPLEMPTSPEHEPSGAPADASEPGACALGCPCGCQRARSVRPRVPLETPTSPERAPSGAPADANEPGACALGCPLRTPTSPERAPSGAPADASEPGACALGCPCGCQRARSVCPRVPLETPTSPERAPSGAPADANEPGACALGCPCGRQRARSVRPRVPLRTPASPERAPSGAPCGRQRARSVRPRVPLRTPASPERAPSGAPADANEPGACALGCPCGCQRARSVRPWVPPVDANEPGACALGCPCGRQRARSVRPRVPLRTPTSPECAPSGAPADANEPGACALGCPCGCQRARSVRPRVPLEMPTSPERAPAGAPAYANEPGAYAHCVPLRMPTSPERAPSGAPGDANEPGACALRCPLRMPTSPERAPSGAPCGRQRARSVRPRVPLRMPTSPERAPSGAPADASEPGACALGCPCVCQRARSVHPRVPLEMPASLERAPSGAPADANEPGACTLGCPCGCQRARSVRPRVPLEMPASPERAPSGAPADASEPGACALRCPWRCQ is encoded by the exons ATGGCGCATGCCGGCCTGTGGGGGTGGAACAGAAGCACCGCGCGCCTGTCCGCCAGCCCCTGCGGATGCCAACGAGCCCGGAGCCTGCGCCCTCGGGTGCCCCTGCGGATGACAACGAGCCTGGAGCGCGCGCCCTCAGGTGCCCCTGCGGATGCCAGCGAGCCCGGAGCGTGCGCCCTCGGGTGCCCCTGCGGATGCCAGCGAGCCCGGAGCGTGCGCCCTCAGGTGCCCCTGCGGATGCCAGCGAGCCCGGAGCGTGCGCCCTCGGGTGCCCCTGCGGATGCCAACGAGCCTGGAGCCTACGCACACTGCGTGCCCCTGCGGATGCCAGCGAGCCCGGAGCGTGCGCCCTCGGGTGCCCCTGCGGATGCCAGCGAGCCTGGAGCGTGCGCCCTCAG GTGCGCCCTGCGGACGCTAACGAGCCTGGAGTGTGCGCCCTCGGGTGCCCCTGGAGATGCCAACGAGCCCGGAGTGTGCGCCCTCGGGTGCCCCTGCGGATGCCAGCGAGCCTGGAGCGTGTGCCCTCAGGTGCCCCCTGCGGACGCCAACGAGCCTGGAGCGTGCGCCCTCGGGTGCCCCTGGAGATGCCAACGAGCCCGGAGCATGAGCCCTCGGGTGCCCCTGCGGATGCCAGCGAGCCTGGAGCGTGCGCCCTCGGGTGCCCCTGCGGATGCCAGCGAGCCCGGAGCGTGCGCCCTCGGGTGCCCCTGCGGATGCCAGCGAGCCCGGAGCGTGCGCCCTCAGGTGCCCCCTGCGGACGCCAACGAGCCTGGAGTGTGCGCCCTCGGGTGCCCCTGGAGATGCCAACGAGCCCGGAGTGTGCGCCCTCGGGTGTCCCTGCGGATGCCAGCGAGCCTGGAGCGTGCGCCCTCAGGTGCCCCCTGCGGACGCCAACGAGCCTGGAGCGTGCGCCCTCGGGTGCCCCTGGAGATGCCAACGAGCCCGGAGCATGAGCCCTCGGGTGCCCCTGCGGATGCCAGCGAACCCGGAGCGTGCGCCCTCGGGTGCCCCTGCGGATGCCAGCGAGCCCGGAGCGTGCGCCCTCGGGTGCCCCTGGAGACGCCAACGAGCCCGGAGCGTGCGCCCTCGGGTGCCCCTGCGGACGCCAACGAGCCCGGAGCGTGCGCCCTCGGGTGCCCCCTGCGGACGCCAACGAGCCCGGAGCGTGCGCCCTCGGGTGCCCCTGCGGATGCCAGCGAGCCCGGAGCGTGCGCCCTCGGGTGCCCCTGCGGATGCCAGCGAGCCCGGAGCGTGTGCCCTCGGGTGCCCCTGGAGACGCCAACGAGCCCAGAGCGTGCGCCCTCGGGTGCCCCTGCGGACGCCAACGAGCCCGGAGCGTGCGCCCTCGGGTGCCCCTGCGGACGCCAGCGAGCCCGGAGCGTGCGCCCTCGGGTGCCCCTGCGGACGCCAGCGAGCCCGGAGCGTGCGCCCTCGGGTGCCCCCTGCGGACGCCAACGAGCCCGGAGCGTGCGCCCTCGGGTGCCCCTGCGGACGCCAGCGAGCCCGGAGCGTGCGCCCTCGGGTGCCCCTGCGGACGCCAACGAGCCCGGAGCGTGCGCCCTCGGGTGCCCCTGCGGATGCCAGCGAGCCCGGAGCGTGCGCCCTTGGGTGCCCCCTGTGGACGCCAACGAGCCCGGAGCGTGCGCCCTCGGGTGCCCCTGCGGACGCCAGCGAGCCCGGAGCGTGCGCCCTCGGGTGCCACTGCGGACGCCAACGAGCCCGGAGTGTGCGCCCTCGGGTGCCCCTGCGGACGCCAATGAGCCCGGAGCGTGCGCCCTCGGGTGCCCCTGCGGATGCCAACGAGCCCGGAGCGTGCGCCCTCGGGTGCCCCTGGAGATGCCAACGAGCCCGGAGCGTGCGCCTGCGGGTGCCCCTGCATATGCCAACGAGCCCGGAGCCTACGCACACTGCGTGCCCCTGCGGATGCCAACGAGCCCGGAGCGTGCGCCCTCAGGTGCCCCTGGAGATGCCAACGAGCCCGGAGCGTGCGCCCTCAGGTGCCCCCTGCGGATGCCAACGAGCCCGGAGCGTGCGCCCTCGGGTGCCCCCTGCGGACGCCAACGAGCCCGGAGCGTGCGCCCTCGGGTGCCCCTGCGGATGCCAACGAGCCCGGAGCGTGCGCCCTCGGGTGCCCCTGCAGATGCCAGCGAGCCCGGAGCGTGCGCCCTCGGGTGCCCCTGCGTATGCCAGCGAGCCCGGAGCGTGCACCCTCGGGTGCCCCTGGAGATGCCAGCGAGCCTGGAGCGTGCGCCCTCGGGTGCCCCTGCGGATGCCAACGAGCCTGGAGCGTGCACCCTCGGGTGCCCCTGCGGATGCCAACGAGCCCGGAGCGTGCGCCCTCGGGTGCCCCTGGAGATGCCAGCGAGCCCGGAGCGTGCGCCCTCGGGTGCCCCTGCGGATGCCAGCGAGCCCGGAGCGTGCGCCCTCAGGTGCCCCTGGAGATGCCAGTGA